Below is a window of Oligoflexia bacterium DNA.
TTTTCTGGTGGCCTGGCAAGTCTTGAGTTTTTCTCAACAGGTGTGGTGAGAGATTATTTGGGTTCCATGGCATGGAAAAATATAATTTTGACTTTGTTTGTGCCCCAGCGTGGATTTTTATTAGCATTTTCCATAGGTCTTGTTTTGCTCTGGAGTTGGAGACGTAGATTTTTGTCTCACGAGATTACTTTGCCTCGTTGGGTGGAGGGCCTTTTATGGGGGGCTTTGCCATTAATCCATTTTCATACGTTTTTATTTATGTCAGTGATTTTTGCAATTTGGTCAATCGCACAAAAAAAAATCAAAGAGGCTGTACCTATTTTTCTTTGGGCTGTGATTCCAGCTACTGTTACTACACTTTGTTTGACTGATTTTTTTCGGCACTCAGGGCTGATCTGGATCAAACCAGGTTGGATGATTGGTGAACAAAACTTTTTGTACTTTTTTATTCAAAATTATGGGCTTTTTATTCCTTTGGTTTTATTTGCAGCATACAGGGTTGTTAAGAGTAAAAACCGTGAGTATTTTTTAATGCTCGTCCCTGCAATGATTATATATTTAATTTTACTCTTTGTGATGTTTGCCCCATGGGAGTGGGACAACACTAAACTCATGGTTTGGTGTTACTTGTTGGGTTTGCCCGCAATATATGAATTAGTTGTGAAAAAAATTAAAAACTCACTCAAACCCATTTTATATTTTTGGCTGTTTTTCTCAGGTTTTATTTCTTTGGCAAGTTATTTTGGCCAAGCCGTTCGCCCTGTTGAAATACTTTCGCGTAGTGAAGTTGATTCTGTGTGCCAAATGCTAAGAGAAGTTCCAATTCAATCAGTTTTTGCAACTATGCCGACTTATAATCACCCTGTAAGTCTTTGTGGATATAAAATCGTCGCAGGTTACGGGGGGCATCTCTGGAGTCACGGAATTAAGTCATCTCATGTTGAGCAAAAACTCAAAACTCTCATGATGGGTGAAGGCGATTGGCGATCTGCAGCGAAAGAAATCAAGGCGCGTTATCTCTATTGGGGGGCTCGTGAAAAGATTCAATTTAGTGCTTCCACAAAACCCTGGGAGCAAACTAAGCTTAGAATCTCTGAGAATGAATGGGGTCAAATTTACGATTTAGGAGAACAGCCGTGACTAGACATGTAGTTTTATTTTTTTTCGCGTCTCTCATGGCCTCAGGTGCATCTGCATTTGTAAAAACTCAATCAGTGGAGCTTGAAGAATTACCACTTACTGATCGTTGGGCCGCTAAATCAGTTGTCGAAAAACAAAAAAGAATAAAAACTGCAAAAGATCCGGTTATGAAGACTGCCATTGCTGAATCATTGGGTGATTGGCAAGGTTGCGTTTTGGCAGCAAGAAATGTTCCTAAAAAAAGTGTTGTGCGTGATTGGCTTTGGCTCATCGAACTTAATTGTGGTCGTAAACTCACCGAGAGTGAAACTAAAACTAAAGACAATGGTTATGCTGTAGGTGCTCTTCTTGCGAGTTCTATTGCCTCTGTTGAAGCTAACCAGCTTGCATGGCATAACAAACCTTTAGGCTCGAAAATTCAACAAGCCCTAGTATCTGCAAAGTTTGCACTTACTCGTTGGCATAATAAAAATTCTCATTGGAAAGAATTACGTGTTGAACTTCAAAAATTATTTAAAATTGAATTTCTCTTAAATAAAGCTGAAAGAGCTCAACTCTATTTTTTTGCAGGCGAGCTCTTGGTTGCAGAACGTCAATGGGTAGAGGCCCATCGACAATTCGAAAGGTCTAAAGATTTAAATTCAGATAATATTATAGACGGAAAAATTAAAAGTATTTTGCCCATGTTGCCTCCAAGTTTTAGAGCACAGCTAGAAGAAAAAGCAAAAGCACTGGCGACTACGGAGGCCGCCAATTTAGCACAAGCTGTTCAGCCATCAGGAGAGGAGTTTGAGTTTTTTAATCAAGCCCAATCAAATTTGGCTCGTAATGATGTCGTTGGGGCGGTTGAAGCCATGGCAAATCTCATTAGAAAATTTCCTTTGGGCATTAAATCTAAATGGGCTCAGGATAAAATATTTGAATTGCTTATTGCTGAAACTGAAAAGAGTCGAGGGCCTCAGGGAACTTCAGTATTAAAGAAGAAAATACATTCAGAGATGTTGAATTTTGATTCAGACAGACAAGCTGATTGGGGTAAAACACTTTTTGACATGCAAGCTTACGCAGATGCTGCCCCGTTATTGAAAAAATCTGCTGACCAAATTTCAAGTTCCGTGCGTGCCTCAAGAATTTATTATCTCGCTGCTCGTAGTTATCAGTTAAGTGGTGCCTATGGTGATGCTAAAAAAATATATCAACTTTTGATTCGTAATTATCCTACTGCCACAGAGATTCCTGATGCTGCTATTCAATGGGGGCTCATCAACTACAATGAAAACGACCCTTCTGAAGCAATCACTCACCTTGAAATTGCAAGATCACGAAAATTGACAAGCCAACAAGATCTCGTTTCACTTTTTTGGCTCTATCAAAGTTATAAGGCAAAAAACGCCGAGCAAGAAATGATCAAAGCCGCAAAAGAACTTGTTGCACGTTTTCATCTGACTTATTACGGATTGATCGCTCATAACGAACTTCAAAAAAAATTCCCTGAATATGAAGTCACAAAACCAAAGTCAGCAAAGGTTAATTTTTCATCGAGTGAAAATTTCGCACTTGAAAGGGCTCGGGCCTTATTGAGTGCTGGTATGTTAGATGCTGCCTCAGAAGAATTAAGTGTTTTTTCAACGAGAGTACTTTCAAATGATGAAGGTCAATATTTAGCTAATTATTATGCGCAAGCTCTTAATTATCCCAAGAGCTTTGGTATGCTGACAGGCATTTTAGATGTAGATCCGATACGTCGAACTCAATACGTAGTTCATCAAATATTTCCAAAAGAATTTTGGGATTTAGTAAGCGATGATAAAAAACGTTCAGGTGTTGATCCTTTTTTACTCTTGTCTATCATGAAACAAGAAAGTGCTTTTAATTTCAATGCTGTGAGCCGTAGTGGTGCTATGGGGCTTTTGCAAATGATTCCGCCAACGGCTGAAGAGGTAAAAAAAGAATTGGGTTTGAAAGTTGATATCTCAAAAGAACTTTTTGATCCTGCGACGAACGTCCGTTTTTGTGCTCATTACTATGCGATGCTTTTAAAGCGCTATGGGGGCTCAATTCCATTAGCACTTGCAGCATATAACGCAGGGCCAACGCGGATTTCACTGTTTGTTACATCCCAAGGTCAAATTAAAGACACTTGGGTTGATGAAATGCCCTGGGCTGAAACTTCTTTTTATGTGAAATCTATTTTGAAAAATTATTTAATGTATCGAATGCTCTATGGCGGGCTCACGCAAATGCCAACACCACCTTGGGCGAGTGGTCCAACGTCTAGCGCAAAATAGTTTTGTTCTAAACTTGCTCAGTTGCAAGTTTCATAAATCTTCTCTAGTGTGTAAAATCAATTATCATCAAGTAATGTCTCTCTAATTTTAAAAACGGAGAAATAATGCAACGAACTTTAACACTACTCACAATGACTTTATTTTTGGTAACAGGTTGCGCAAGTAAGAATGTTATCCCCAATCCAGATGGCAGTTCTGCAACAGTTGAAGAAGCTGCAGAGAATAAAGTAATTCAAAAGCTTCCCACCACCAAAACAGATTTGGGTGCAACTGATTCTATTGATAAAATTGACGTAACTTTTAATGAAGAAACAGAAAAATGGGTTGAATATTTTCAAGGCCGTGGGCGTGGTCATTTTGAGCGCTACATGGAACGTTCAACTAAATATATCCCCATGATGAAAAAAATATTGCGTGAAAATGGTGTGCCTGAAGATCTCATTTATATCGCAATGATTGAGTCGGGTTTCACAGGAAAAATTAAAAGCCGTGCTAAAGCAGTTGGCTATTGGCAGTTTATGCCAGGCACTGGGAAACACTACGGCTTAAAAGCAAATAGTCTTATGGATGAACGCTGGGATCCTGTTCGTAGCACTGAAGCAGCTGCAGCGTATTTTAAAGGGCTTTATAATCTTTTTGGTTCATGGTTTTTGGCCATCGCAAGTTACAATGTCGGCGAGAATAGAATTAAATCTCTTGTCATGAAAAACTACACACGAGATTTTTGGGAATTAGCAAAGCGTAAACAACTTCCTAATGAAACTATTCACTATGTTCCAAAGTTTTTAGCAGCAAGACAAATTGCTCTTGAACCTGAAAAATATGGATTCATGGGTCTCGACTATAAAAGCCCCATGGTTTTTGATGTGATCACCGCAAAAGACCCTGTTGACATGAAAGCTTTAGCAAAAGCGATGCGTATCGAGTACGACGAAATTAAAGATCTTAATCCTGCATACAAAACGCAATACATCCCTGTCATTGGTGATGTTGCGACTATTCGCGTTCCACAGGGTACTGGCGAAGCCGCAAAAATCGCAGTGAGTGAAGCGATTGTTAAGAATAAACGCTTTTTAGCACAAGCTGAGGCTCCTTCAAAATTGAGTTTTTTAAGATACAAAGTAAGAAGAGGCGATACACTTGATAAAATTGCTGAAACCCATGACACAACCGTTGATGAGCTTTTGAAAGTAAATCGTATTCGCAAAAATAAGGTTAAGCCTGGAATCACTTTAAAAATTCCGACGAGTGCATTTAATATCGATAAAATGCCCCGTGTATTTCATGCGGCAAAGTCTAATAGCCAAAATAAAAATCGCTATGTCCCATCACTCACATACGTCGTTAAACGCGGTGATACCCTGACTCAAATTGCTCGTCGCCATAAAGTAAGTGTAAATGACATTATGAAGAAAAACAGATTGGCACAAAATAAGGTACAACGAGGGCAAAAGCTTGTGATTCCTCGAACTTCGCAAGATAATTCTTAAATGCAAATAAAAGGAAACTTAAGCGTAATTTCAGGAGCATCGCGCGGAATTGGTGCTGCTTTAGCTAAAGAGATGGCTCATCAAGGCGGTCGTATTGTGATCTTGGCGCGAAGTCTCAGTGATCTTGAAAAAGTCGCTGGAGAAATAAAATCTAAAGCTTTGTCTTCAAATTTACCGGCTCCGGCGATTTACATTTATGCAGTCGATCTCTCAGATGCAAAAGCTACAGAAGTAACAGCTCAAAAAATAATAAGTGAAATAGGAGTGCCTGATATTTTGATCAATAACGCAGGTGCCGGAAAATTTCGTTGCATTGATGAAACAACCTCAGACGAAGTAGTTCAGATGATGGCGCTTCCCTATTTTGCGGCGTTTTATCTCACACGTGCTTTTTTGCCAGCAATGCTTTCTAAAAAATCAGGCCACATTGTGAATATGACTTCACCCTCGTCTGTTGTTCCGTTTGCAGGATCAACAGGGTATTCAGCCGCTCGTTGGGCAATGCGCGGTTTTACTGAAGCTCTTCGAGGCGATTTAAGGGGCACTGGAATTCGCGTTACACTTGCTATGCCCGGTAAAGTTGATAGCTCCTATTGGGAGGCAAATTCTGGGAGTGAAGATCGAGTACCGAGTATTTCAAAGCTGATTCCCACTCTCACAGAAGAAAAAACAGCGAAGATAATCGCGCGAGGTATTGAGTGGAATTGTCGTGAAATCATCGCACCATTTATGGTTCAAGTTTTTTATGTTTTGTATCGATTGTTTCCAAGGTTTGTTACTTATCTTGTTCATTCCACAGGGTGGAAACATCCTTCAACGAGATAAATCTAGCGCGCAGATTTAGTTGATAAATAAGCGTGGTGCATTCCTAAGCGCGGGTCATAAAATAATCCAAAGTATCCTTTAAAGAAATTGCGAGCAGGTGGGAGCTTAATGCGCTTATGAACTTTCCAGGTTGCATAATCGTACACAATAATTTGATTAAGCCCTCGGTGACATGAATAAATATATTTTTTATCGGGGCTAAGTAGTAATCCGTAACTTCCGTCAAGTAAACTCCCGCGAGAAACTCTTAAGGCTCTAATGAGAGCGTGAAAATTTCCGAACATATGAATTCTCGTAAAGGCTTCAAGTAAATTCATCCAGGCTGCGCGAAAAATTCCTGGGTGAAAAAGGGCGTAGAGCCAGCCCACTCTTTCTTCGATGTGTTTAACCTTATAGGTTTTAAATTCAGCGATAGTGATAGTGCTTGAAGCGCAGCTGTTATAAATTACTGTGTCGTTCTCATCACCGATGACAACCACGTCTGATGTGAGATGACTTGGTAGATTTGCAGCAATTACTATTTTTTTAAGTTCTTTACCCGTGCGACCATCGATCTTCCAAATGAAGTTTTTACGATAACCGATTGAAAAATTATTAAAATCAAAAGGAAT
It encodes the following:
- a CDS encoding transglycosylase SLT domain-containing protein is translated as MTRHVVLFFFASLMASGASAFVKTQSVELEELPLTDRWAAKSVVEKQKRIKTAKDPVMKTAIAESLGDWQGCVLAARNVPKKSVVRDWLWLIELNCGRKLTESETKTKDNGYAVGALLASSIASVEANQLAWHNKPLGSKIQQALVSAKFALTRWHNKNSHWKELRVELQKLFKIEFLLNKAERAQLYFFAGELLVAERQWVEAHRQFERSKDLNSDNIIDGKIKSILPMLPPSFRAQLEEKAKALATTEAANLAQAVQPSGEEFEFFNQAQSNLARNDVVGAVEAMANLIRKFPLGIKSKWAQDKIFELLIAETEKSRGPQGTSVLKKKIHSEMLNFDSDRQADWGKTLFDMQAYADAAPLLKKSADQISSSVRASRIYYLAARSYQLSGAYGDAKKIYQLLIRNYPTATEIPDAAIQWGLINYNENDPSEAITHLEIARSRKLTSQQDLVSLFWLYQSYKAKNAEQEMIKAAKELVARFHLTYYGLIAHNELQKKFPEYEVTKPKSAKVNFSSSENFALERARALLSAGMLDAASEELSVFSTRVLSNDEGQYLANYYAQALNYPKSFGMLTGILDVDPIRRTQYVVHQIFPKEFWDLVSDDKKRSGVDPFLLLSIMKQESAFNFNAVSRSGAMGLLQMIPPTAEEVKKELGLKVDISKELFDPATNVRFCAHYYAMLLKRYGGSIPLALAAYNAGPTRISLFVTSQGQIKDTWVDEMPWAETSFYVKSILKNYLMYRMLYGGLTQMPTPPWASGPTSSAK
- a CDS encoding SDR family NAD(P)-dependent oxidoreductase — encoded protein: MQIKGNLSVISGASRGIGAALAKEMAHQGGRIVILARSLSDLEKVAGEIKSKALSSNLPAPAIYIYAVDLSDAKATEVTAQKIISEIGVPDILINNAGAGKFRCIDETTSDEVVQMMALPYFAAFYLTRAFLPAMLSKKSGHIVNMTSPSSVVPFAGSTGYSAARWAMRGFTEALRGDLRGTGIRVTLAMPGKVDSSYWEANSGSEDRVPSISKLIPTLTEEKTAKIIARGIEWNCREIIAPFMVQVFYVLYRLFPRFVTYLVHSTGWKHPSTR
- a CDS encoding LysM peptidoglycan-binding domain-containing protein — translated: MQRTLTLLTMTLFLVTGCASKNVIPNPDGSSATVEEAAENKVIQKLPTTKTDLGATDSIDKIDVTFNEETEKWVEYFQGRGRGHFERYMERSTKYIPMMKKILRENGVPEDLIYIAMIESGFTGKIKSRAKAVGYWQFMPGTGKHYGLKANSLMDERWDPVRSTEAAAAYFKGLYNLFGSWFLAIASYNVGENRIKSLVMKNYTRDFWELAKRKQLPNETIHYVPKFLAARQIALEPEKYGFMGLDYKSPMVFDVITAKDPVDMKALAKAMRIEYDEIKDLNPAYKTQYIPVIGDVATIRVPQGTGEAAKIAVSEAIVKNKRFLAQAEAPSKLSFLRYKVRRGDTLDKIAETHDTTVDELLKVNRIRKNKVKPGITLKIPTSAFNIDKMPRVFHAAKSNSQNKNRYVPSLTYVVKRGDTLTQIARRHKVSVNDIMKKNRLAQNKVQRGQKLVIPRTSQDNS